A genomic region of Bacteroidetes bacterium GWF2_43_63 contains the following coding sequences:
- a CDS encoding 30S ribosomal protein S20 codes for MANHKSSLKRIRTNNSKRVYNRYYSKTMRNAIRIFRALTEKSDAAQKLSPILSLIDKNAKRGIIHKNKASNLKSKLTKKVNAM; via the coding sequence ATGGCAAACCATAAGTCATCATTAAAGAGAATTCGCACCAACAACAGCAAAAGGGTGTACAATCGTTATTACAGCAAAACCATGCGTAATGCTATTCGCATTTTCAGAGCACTGACCGAGAAATCGGATGCTGCCCAGAAACTGAGCCCAATTCTCTCACTGATCGACAAAAATGCCAAGCGAGGCATTATTCACAAGAATAAAGCTTCCAACCTGAAATCAAAGCTGACCAAGAAAGTCAACGCAATGTAA